CGAAACATCCTCTCGAATTAACCCCTGGACTTTCGATTTTGAAATTTAACCaaagaaatatttcaaaactgcAAGAGGGTAAAAAACTTTTATACactagatatataaatactaataaataataaataaataataaataaataataaataaataaaaagctaaaattaattaaaagaaattatttataatttcgaattacatatttacaaatcaattttttttataaattttgtaattttttatttgaatttcgAAAATGCTTTtggaaactattttttaaaaaattattttcaaaattttagtattatttttttattttataaaactttaaaacataaaCTCAAAACTCTACCCTTTAATTCTAAACCTTAAGATTTGGATTAGTTAACCTAAGAGTATAAGTGTAAAGTAGCCTATTTGATAAAccattttagttatttttttcttgtgtgttatatttttgacaaaaacatttttagtaCTATCCCAGGGAATTTCTttaaattatactaaaaataatcaGTTATGCACACTCTCTTGAGTTTCAACTAAGACCGAAAAAAGAGAAGGTAATTTTGAGGGAAATGGCTTATTCCATCCTAACTAAATACAATTCAAACAAATGATCAGCCCTAAATAGGATtctaatttgatttttattcaaacaaacCATCTAACTGTTTTTAAAACGTGtctaaatcaatatttataacataaattaatcaaatcatTAACAAGATTAAAAGCacattattttgattttagaaaaaatagaaaagtgtTCCTTACGGGAAACCTGAGCACTGTTACTTTGAAGAGTAAAActaactttttgaaatattattacaaaactaaaattttacataataCTGTGCGTCTTCATCCTCTACTAAATCGGGTCAACGGATACCTGGgcatttattctattaattctccagCATGACTAGTTGATAAAAGATTGTGTTCCAATAAAtacaaaacagattaaataaactatataaccataattaacttttataatCAATACCTATTTTATAACCTCCAGTCTATTATTTTCGGCACCACTTCTTTCTATTAGATATATTAACcgacatttatatatttaataacaatTATTTCTTCCTTTTGGGTTTATACCAAATTGTTGATCGGTAATCTATGttactttatattatattaattttataattaaaatatattacagtATATACACAAACATCAttctcttatatttttataataattaaattaaataattattttttaaaaaattataacccgcTGATAACTGCCAAATTAAATGGTCGGGTGCCAGtacaaattattttgtttgcGGATTATGCGAGtcatatttttgaccaaaacaaaattgaaatccgcGGGTTAGCGGGTTCGACCGGCAAACCCAGCCCAGCGTATACCGGATCTGCCAAATTAAATGGGTGccagtacaaattatttgtttgtaagtTGTGTGAatcatatttttgaccaaaaacaaaattgaaacccAGGGGTTGGCGAGTTCCACCAACCTACATTACATGGAAACGAAGCGGGTACGTGGAAGCAGAAGCGTATGGAAGCGCGGAAGcgaaacttttaaaaaatttaggaaGCGGGTACGTTTTGGaagcgtatatatatatatatatatatatatatatatatattaaatataaaaaattatataatttaggactaaaaatcatattattaaatttaaagtaaagaatttattaatttataataattttgaaatgatttcatattaaactataaaaatacacacaaattaagtttaaaataaatttgatattaattattttaaaaacttcataaatttattgacattaatatatttgaatatgtgctatatctttaataaaaacttcaatgcataaagataatttatagtattagttttaatatttgtatattttctacTCTCTTTAATtcattactattaaaatttgaattttatataaacttaaaaactatgattttatattttttacgAATTATgacaatgggtcttaaaataaaatggaaTCGTGATTCTAAAACGGAATCGTAAGCTTCCAACgtgtttttaaagataatattttgGAAACGTTTTGAAGCGAGATTCTGTAAGCTTCCACAAGATTCCGATTCCGATCCCGATTCCGAAGCGGGAAGCGGACATCCGGATGAAGCTTCCGTGCAACCTAGCCACCAACAATCCAGCCCTACATAGTatataccagatcaatttttaaatttctattgtttaataaaatatattttgactaatatttatacacaaatatgattacaaaaaaaaaagtaaaaatttaatcaaaaaaacacaaatatgaaaattagattaaacaaaaaatttaatctTAGTCAGTTATATTAATTCCCTGCTGAGGTTAGCGCCTTAGAGCATCATCAACGGAATAGCCTAAAAAGGGTgcttaaaagtttttttttttttttttttgctttttgtgtgatttaaaaaaaaaaaaaaaaaaaaaaaaaaNNNNNNNNNNNNNNNNNNNNNNNNNNNNNNNNNNNNNNNNNNNNNNNNNNNNNNNNNNNNNNNNNNNNNNNNNNNNNNNNNNNNNNNNNNNNNNNNNNNNctctctctctctctctctctctctctctagtaaAACAGTTAGTATTTGTTTTTAACAATTTGGTAttgtttaatattaaatgtttacAGCATTTCCCCTTCCTTGTGGTGCAGTAGTGTTAGATAACACGTATTTTTAATGTGGTTATTCTAAAATGGATCTGTTTAGTTTCCAAGTTAtgtgaactagagagagaattaaaaaaaaaagaacaaagaaagtaataaacaaaggaaaaatGTTTTCTTCCAGACatgatgatgattgatgatCAAAGAAAACAGCCAACATAGATAGAGTTTTATTAAgctggcaaaaaaaaagataaagagtTTTATCATTAGTCATAAGTTATAACTCTTATCCTCTTCATTTTGTAGCCTTTAATTTTTCTTAGATAATGGACATAGTCTTGGATAAAGTCTCTGTTGTCCTAGTAGCTTTCTCGAACACAACGTTGAATGGCGTAGTAGGGCCTAAAACGAAACGCCCAACGCCAGCTAGGTCCTCCATTACACCGACATCGACGCAATCGTTATGCTCTCCACAAAACACAAACTTGTAAGCGTCAAGTTTTCCCACAGTCTTCTTGACGATCTGGAAGAAACTACTCGACGAATCTTCTTCTCCAGCTTCTGGCTTAGGACCAGCTATTATGAACGACGGTACATCACTGGCGGGCGGACTACTGAGCCACCAATAAACTGACTCTGGGCGGCAGATCTTTGGTGTGGTATCCATCTCGATGTTGAGGTTCTCTGACTCCGGAACGTGCTTAACTCTAGACCTCCAGTTTGAGAATCTTACGGGAATGCCCCTGTTCAGGTCTGAACGTTCCTGTCCGAGAAAGAGGGGACATTGGTTGCCAAAAACGGGGGCGAGAGTTAGACCGCCACCCCCAGCGCCCCAGAAGATGGGGAGAACGTAGTAACTAGTGCCGCCGAATATGACATCACCATCAGTGTCGAAAATTGGTCCGGCGGCGTTTGTTTTCGCGGCAAAAACGGCGGTTAAGGCAAGAAGGAAGTAAAACATAGGATTCATCCTTTTTGAGTTTATTTAGCTGATGAGATTTGAATGTTTACTGGATGAAGAAAAATGTGAGTGCTTGTAATCGGGTTTTATACACGGATGTGTATATACATACATTACATACATGCGCATACATCGACAACTGAGAAgatgtatctttttttttaactccacggttctttattttatttttgctacTAATTCTTAAAATCGtttgtttatttagttttgtCAATTTTAGCAGTTTTGGACCGTTGGTTAACGGATGAGAATACCCTATGTTCACTATagttttgttttacgggttttttatttaaacttcaTGAGAGGAAAAACTGAAAAAGAACAACTAAAAGATCCTTTTCTTCTGCATCTCTGTTAATTTTCTGGTTCGATGATGGAACTTCTATCTGAGTTTTGTTTAGAGATGAGCATCCTAGTCAAAAAGTTTGGTTAACCGTTGatagttttcttcttctttcaaagTGACTACTAGAGCCGGCTTAGATAGTAAAGCGGGGGTAGTGCGACCTCTCTTGGCCTAATACTATAAAAAGTAGAAATCtaacttttaattaaacatttagtttcttttttgttcaAAGGCACCAAATTTGTTGAGCAGGCTCTGGTTACTACCACGTTTTATTAATCTTAGAAAAACGGTTACAAGACTACTACGACAGTTCCACGTGTTTTTTTATTCTTGTGATATGAGGgcaatttttaaaagatagaaAGTATAGCTGACTGTTCCTataaaaagttagtataatactatacaaccACGGGAAGTTTAAGCTATACAGTCAGACAGTGGCggatttagaaaatatttttagtgagggcaaattttttttaatgtattaacaaatttttatttaataaatatgatatttagaataaaaaataaatcgaataatacatttaaaaaaataaattggaaAAAAGAATGAACccattaacaaaataaaatgaaaaactggaattacttttaaaaacaaaatttaattaaatgaaaagaaCTTGATGAACCAAACAAAATTCAAAGGAAAATAACGTGAGGAGATGAGAGAACTAACCCCACATAGAAAAGGGGAAAAatcagaaaagaaagaaagaaaagtatTTTACTGAAATCAATCAAAAAAGGATAAGATGGCGAACAGCTCAGGTTAAATGGGGGCACAGAGAAAGATTAAACCAACTAAGCTGGTAGATATCTATGTCTACTAACGCAAATAAACTTTTTTCTAATTATTGTGGGGCAGTTGCCACCTTCTTGAGCTACCTAGATTCGCCCATGCAGTCAGACCCGTCCCTCTTTTAAGGCAGATGAAACATTGGCTTCAGGccacaaattataaaaagaaaatatgggTCACACTAAACAACATTGTATATAGGTTAAATGGTTTGGGAAGATATGTTAAGTGTTTCTTGTCACTGGTTCGAAGAACTCCAAAACTCTATGGAAGATTTTTTATTGGCAATTTTATTTGTAAGGGCCACATATCTTAATAGGCTTTAAGCCACATAAAAGTTTGGGACGGCACTGTATACAATCAATGATTGAAGATGAGGAATGATCGAAGCCGCTCATCCTCTGAaccataatattttataaaagaagtGGTTGGCGTCGAAAATTACCAGCTATAAACTTGATGTTTAAAGATTCACTAAGAAGAAACAGTTtaggtttacaaaaaaaaaaaaaaaacagtttacaaagaAAATGTTTTAGAACACCATTAGTGGTAAGAAACCCACTAGCCAGGCCATCTCAGATTATTTATGGACTATGTTCAAGAAAATTGATGATCTATTTAATGATGTTACagaatagtttaaaaaatttatagctttatttataaatattttggcatttttttttaaattatcagCTCTAAATTTAGTACTATgtctaaaattttaaagttatatatcataacttatatatttatttcaaagatTCTTAATTTTTTCACTTTTCAGTTTGGGTCATGTTTGACCGCTCTACTTGTATGTGCTATTAGACGGATTTGCCACTAGCTATCTCTTTTTGTCATCTATtagattaaaatttgatttgaacAGATCATTACACAAAGCCTGTAATGATATGACATCTTCTCGAAGCCATAAATCAGTGTGGTACAAGTTACCACTGATATCTCATGATTTTCATAGGTTTTAGCTTCtcattttatttcatattaatcATTCTAGGGTGCATTAAGGAGTATATATTGCATTTGAGTGTGCATTTACATATCAGGGTTTGGATTGCACAATTATGAAGTTATGGGCGAAATCAGGAGGTCTATTCTGCAATTTATAAAGTTGGAGGCCGTTTTGTAAAGAACCAGAAGTCCAGGGACCTGTCTTGAAAATACTCAAGACTTCACCATTGGAGAGAATCAATTTCTCTTCAACTGCGGCGACGAGCACGGCCACGAGCCACGACAAGGGAGCTGAGCACGGTGACACATAAGATGGATTGGACAGTGATATCACCGGCGGAGGAGATGCACTTGGACCAGAGATCCCGAGATGGAGAACTCGCGGCTGAGCACGGCGGAGGAGGAAGAGTCACGGTGGATAGGAGAACTCCGGTTGTGAGCCTGATGGAGAGGCCTTGGCTTGAGACACGACGGATGAGCACGAGCTCAACCACCACCACGAGCCAAGCCTGagacggagaagaagaagttggaGCTTGCGATTTGACGACGTGAGGAGGCTTGGTCACAGCGACCCGAGGCAGCGACCAGACCACTCCGCTGGGAGTTGAGCGTAGCCCAGAGCGAGTGCTGCAGCGACGTGATGACATCGCTCGGGTCTGTAGCGAGCTCGGGAGCGGTTTAGTTGGAGCGAGGGGAAGAAGCCGCTCCGGAGAAGACAAGAAGCAATTTCAAAACTTAGACCGGTTTAATCCGGTTTGACCCGGTTTACTACTACCAAACCAGCTCGACTTTGACTCTCTTATTAATAGTTTTAGCTTCTAAAAACCCTAATGTAtctcattttttttctctcgaCTTTGACTCCAttgtaaaagcttgaatctTTTTATCAATCTAAGAAGTACTTCATCATATATTTGTGTTTCTCTTGCTCATTAACATGATTTGCCTTGAATCTCACATAGATTTAAGGTTTCTCATGGAAATTATGGAGTAGACattttttggattcatgggttaagGTAGATTATGGTGATTAgattagttctaggatgttttagtgtagatccttcttaatccttgctagtagagtattcataatgcatctTCTGAGTTGGCCACTCAAAAGTTGATctttaggcatttcccacccaaaaaatgtttgatgaaatgcctgagacaactctcctaagcttttagtacaatttgccaaagacatttgttgttaaatgTGCTAAGATaactaatagacttgttagtaatgattgctttcatattattcaaccaaagacatttgatgtttgagatgtgttagcaaatgagcattcatctagacatagagcttgcttagaattgtgtttaggcttaaggttgatagtttgattgatcatttgcattccttagttcgaaacctgatcaccttATATCAATTATCCTTACCCATGGATCCATCCTTAGCTTTTGATTGAgtttttgtatttgtttcttgattgaatttgagatcaccttgtttttatttctagGATCTTAGCTTGTCACAAATCATCATCCATCTTCATGTTTGCTTAGATTAGGAAAGcttgtgtattcttggtgcaTAAGTCTCTAGTTCTCTGTAGTTCGACAACCtttctatactatcatttgacttgtgagccttgaaaacttccaCCATCAACCACGCAGAGACAAGAGAAAGAACTAAACCAAACTCGAATAACAATGGAGAGAGAGCAAAAAAAAGCATATTCAAGtacaaacataaattttaaaaaggacAAAACTAATCAAGAATGGAAGAACGATTGATcatgaaagaaaaacaaaccttaattattaaagttgaaCAAAGATCTCTCAAATTCGTTTCTATAGGAACAAGAGCTCAAACACTTACCACTGCTTCAACTGAAAGAAGCCACGAGAGCAACACTCGTCAACCCTAGCAGCCAACAATGAGACATACACAAGTGGCGATTGACTACTCCAAGACCATCGTGATTGAGCATAAGCTCCACAACCCTTTACCAAGCAAACCAGAGAATCCATAGGAAACAAACCAAAGGACCGCACAACTTCACAACATCAACGCTTCACTATGGCAGAACCCACAAGGCAGTAGAAACCAGACGTCTCTAAGAATAAAAGCAAACCAAAGACCACAACAGAGAAGCTTCAACAGGTGGCCTAAGAGCACCCACAACCCTGTATTCCACTGAGATCCttaaagaaatgatttttttttattttttttattctttttttttcgaattaaaaaaaaaaattaaccaatcGCGGGCCACCACGTGTAAGTGGAACCCGCAAATAGTTAACAAACTCACCAATTTCAGTCTTTAGCTAAGTAATTTTAGAGACAAAGCTCGAACAGAAACCTATATGTTGTGGATCccatttagttttataatagtttttctTCGAGGATTTTACCTAAGGACTTAGCATTGTAAATGCTCTAAGAATGTGGATATAGTTGTTTTCAACATCTAATCCTTCAGATTTCGGCTTTCTCGAAGTGACCCTGAAACTCTTGAATAGTCCGAAACATCCTCTCGAATTAACCCCTGGACTTTCGATTTTGAAATTTaacccaagaaaatatttcaaaactgcAAGAGGGTAAAAAACTTTTATACacta
This genomic stretch from Raphanus sativus cultivar WK10039 chromosome 3, ASM80110v3, whole genome shotgun sequence harbors:
- the LOC130509604 gene encoding kunitz trypsin inhibitor 4-like, yielding MNPMFYFLLALTAVFAAKTNAAGPIFDTDGDVIFGGTSYYVLPIFWGAGGGGLTLAPVFGNQCPLFLGQERSDLNRGIPVRFSNWRSRVKHVPESENLNIEMDTTPKICRPESVYWWLSSPPASDVPSFIIAGPKPEAGEEDSSSSFFQIVKKTVGKLDAYKFVFCGEHNDCVDVGVMEDLAGVGRFVLGPTTPFNVVFEKATRTTETLSKTMSII